A window of Dorea formicigenerans contains these coding sequences:
- a CDS encoding ABC transporter permease, producing MNLIVTILEQGLIYGILSLGLYITYKILDFPDLTVDGSFPLGAAVTAALITRGVNPYLTLPVAFAAGVLAGICTGLIHVKCKVRDLLSGIIMMTALWTMNLYIAGTANVPLFSQQSIFKNDFINGLPTGIKPYMTLILILVLTIICKILLDLYMQTKSGYLLRAVGDNHVLVTSLAKDQGNVKILGLAISNGLVSLAGCVFAQEERVFEISMGTGAMVIGLASVIIGTSIFKKISFVKTTTAVLVGSIIYKACVAVAIRNFEPQAMKLITAILFLVVLVISMGGKKKVKGNA from the coding sequence ATGAATCTTATCGTAACTATATTAGAACAAGGTCTTATCTATGGAATTTTATCACTTGGACTTTATATTACATATAAAATACTGGATTTTCCGGATTTGACAGTAGACGGAAGTTTTCCACTGGGGGCGGCTGTAACAGCAGCCCTCATTACAAGAGGAGTGAATCCATATCTGACGCTTCCGGTGGCATTTGCAGCCGGTGTGCTGGCAGGTATCTGTACAGGGCTTATCCATGTAAAATGCAAAGTACGTGATCTTCTGTCAGGTATTATTATGATGACAGCCCTGTGGACCATGAATCTGTATATTGCAGGAACGGCAAATGTACCGCTGTTTTCACAGCAGAGTATTTTTAAAAATGATTTTATAAATGGACTTCCGACAGGAATAAAACCATATATGACTCTGATCCTGATTCTGGTTCTGACGATAATCTGTAAAATCCTTCTGGATCTTTATATGCAGACAAAATCAGGCTATCTGTTAAGAGCAGTAGGAGACAATCATGTGCTTGTAACTTCTCTTGCAAAAGACCAGGGAAATGTAAAGATTCTTGGACTTGCTATTTCAAATGGACTTGTCTCTCTGGCAGGCTGTGTATTTGCTCAGGAGGAGCGAGTGTTTGAGATTTCTATGGGAACAGGAGCAATGGTTATTGGACTTGCGAGTGTCATCATTGGAACGAGTATCTTTAAAAAGATTTCATTTGTGAAGACAACAACGGCAGTTCTGGTTGGCTCGATTATTTACAAAGCATGCGTGGCAGTGGCAATCCGTAACTTTGAGCCACAGGCAATGAAGCTTATTACAGCAATATTATTCCTGGTTGTTCTTGTAATCAGCATGGGTGGAAAGAAGAAGGTGAAAGGAAATGCTTGA
- a CDS encoding ABC transporter ATP-binding protein: protein MLELKGISKYYNVGSVNEMCLFQDFNLNIEKGEFLSVVGSNGSGKTSMLNIICGSIPVESGQILIGDTDITKEKEYKRNKRIGRVYQNPSMGTCPSMTILENMALADNKGKLYGLGRGTNKARIEYYREQLAQLGLGLEGKMDVKVGSLSGGQRQAMALLMSTMTPIEFLILDEHTAALDPKTAELIMQLTDKIVKEKQLTTIMVTHNLRYAVEYGNRLVMMHNGHMILDKKGKEKEDMAIDDILTLFNEISIECGN, encoded by the coding sequence ATGCTTGAATTAAAAGGAATTTCAAAGTATTATAATGTAGGATCCGTCAATGAGATGTGTCTTTTTCAGGATTTTAATCTGAATATTGAAAAAGGAGAATTCCTTTCCGTAGTCGGAAGCAATGGTTCCGGAAAGACTTCCATGTTGAATATTATCTGTGGAAGTATCCCGGTTGAGTCTGGACAGATTCTGATCGGGGATACAGATATTACAAAAGAAAAAGAATATAAGAGAAATAAAAGAATCGGCCGTGTTTATCAGAACCCGTCCATGGGCACGTGTCCAAGTATGACAATTCTGGAAAATATGGCACTGGCAGACAATAAAGGGAAATTATATGGTCTTGGACGTGGGACGAATAAAGCTCGGATAGAATATTACAGAGAGCAGCTTGCCCAGCTTGGTCTCGGACTGGAAGGTAAGATGGACGTGAAAGTCGGTTCTTTATCCGGAGGTCAGAGACAGGCAATGGCACTTTTAATGTCCACTATGACACCGATTGAATTTCTGATTCTTGATGAACACACAGCAGCACTGGATCCAAAGACGGCAGAGCTGATCATGCAGCTCACTGATAAGATTGTAAAAGAAAAACAATTGACAACGATTATGGTCACACACAATCTGCGCTATGCAGTAGAATATGGGAATCGCCTCGTGATGATGCATAATGGTCACATGATACTGGACAAAAAGGGCAAAGAGAAAGAAGATATGGCAATCGATGATATTCTTACCTTATTTAATGAAATCAGTATTGAATGTGGCAATTAA